In Candidatus Methylomirabilis sp., the genomic window GGGCCTACCGGCTGGTGAAGAAGCACCACGATTGCCGACTGATCCTGGCGGGTGGGGGTGCGGAGGATGATCCGGAGGGAGCAGCGGTTTTAGCCGAGGTAAGAGAAGAGGCAGGCTACGATCCGGACATCCATGTCCTCGAGTTGCCACCGGACGCGCACTTGGAGATCAACGCCTTGCAGCGGGCGGCCACGATTGTTGTACAAAAGTCGATCCGGGAAGGGTTCGGGCTGACCGTAGCAGAAGCGATGTGGAAGGGGAAACCCGTCGTGGGGGGTGCTGCCGGCGGAATCACGGTGCAGGTGATCGACGATGTGACCGGCTACACGGTGCATTCGATCGAAGGTGCGGCATTCCGTGTCAGGCACCTCCTCAACAATCCTGACCTGATCGCCAGAATGGGGGAGGCGGGGCGGGAGTATATTCGGCGTGAGTTCCTGATCACTCGCCATCTGGCCGACTACTTGACGCTACTTATGGTGCTCACGGAGTGAGGAACTCAGAAACGGCAGGCAAAGCTGACCTCAAAGTTGAGGTCGTTATGCAGCATACCTTCGATCGAATGAACTGATCGGAGGAGAGGAAGGGCACATGCGGGTTACTCTGCGGCTGGTTCTCGCAATCGTGACGGTCGTGAGCGTGATCGTACTGGCTTTCACTCTTCTGCAGGTACGTCAGGAAAAGCTGAGGCAGATGAGTGATCTTGAGCGTCGGACCTCGCTGTTGGCTGAAAGTCTGGGGGAGACGGTCGAGCCCTTGGTTGGACAAGGCCAGTCAGCGCGGCTGCAGCGGATTGTCGAGAAGTTCGGGAACCGGGAACGGCTCGCCGGAGTAGCTGTCTACGATACGAAGGGGCTCCCGCTGGCCGTCACGCACACGCTCGCTGCCCATGTCGCAACGCCTCCAAAGCACGTGATCGAGGCAATAGCCGCAGATCACCAAATAGGCGATGTGATCACCATCGGTGAGAAGCTGATGTACGTGTTCGTTCTGCCGCTTCACCCTGAGGCGCAGGTCGCCGGCGCTCTTGCGCTCTTCCATGATGCGAGCTATATCCAGCATCGTCTTCGCGAGATATGGCAATACAATTTCCTGCGACTGTTGATTCAGGCCCTCTTGATCTCATTGACGACGCTGCTCGTTGTGCGATTGACCCTCATCGGGCCCATCGTACGAGTAGCCGAGTGGATCAAGCGATTGCGCAAAGGAGAGCTGATCGATGCCTCGCTACTCTCCGGTAAAGGCCTCCTGAACCCGCTGGTAAGGGAAGTTACGCACTTGGCAAAGAGCCTGTCGGCTGCAAAGGCCGCCGCCGAAGATGCCACGCTCAGGCAAGCGGGGGAAGCGCTCTGGACTCCCAGGTCATTGAAAGACCACCTGCGGCTAAAACTCCGGGGAAGATCGATCTTCGTCATCTCCAATCGTGAGCCTTACATCCATGTCAACAATGGGAAGCAGGTGGAATGCCTCGTTCCGGCGAGTGGCTTAGTGACCGCACTGGAGCCTGTGCTGGCCGCCTGTGAAGGTACATGGATTGCCCATGGGAGCGGTGACGCCGATAGCCTGGTCGTGGATGACGCAGACAGGCTCAGGGTCCCTCCTGCAGACCCGAAATACATCCTGAAGAGAGTGTGGCTGACGAAGGCGGAAGAAAAGGGATACTACTATGGGTTTGCCAATGAGGGACTATGGCCCCTCTGCCACATTGCTCATACCCGGCCCGTCTTTCGAGCCGACGACTGGCGATACTATCGGGATGTGAACGGCAAGTTTGCGCAGGTTGCGTTGGCGGAGCTCGAAGGTGTTGAAGAGCCCTGTGTGCTTATCCAGGATTATCACTTTGCCCTCCTGCCACGGTTGATCAAGGAAAGGCGACCTGATGCTCGCGTGGGGCTCTTCTGGCATATCCCATGGCCCAATCCCGAATCGTTCGGTATCTGTCCGTGGCAGCGCGAACTGCTGCATGGGATGCTGGGTGCAGACCTGATCGGATTCCACATTCAGTTCCATTGCAACAATTTCCTGGACACGGTAGACCGGGCGCTGGAATCACGCATCGAGTGGGAGCACTTTGCCGTCAGGCGTGGCAACTCTACAACGTATGTCAAACCCTTCCCGATCAGTATCGCCTTCCCCGATGACGCGACAGCGCCGGGCGAAGGCACCGTGGAGCCACAGGGCAAGGATGCGCTGCTCATGGAATTCGGCGTTCGGACAACCTATCTTGCCGTAGGCGTCGACCGCCTCGACTATACCAAAGGACTGCTTGAACGTCTGCGAGGCATCGAGCGGTTCTTGGAGAAATACCCGAAGTTCCAGGGGGAGTTTACCTTCGTGGAGCTCGGGGCGCCGAGCCGCACCCACATCAAGCAGTATCAGGACCTGATCGCCGCCATCGAGGCCGAGTCGGATCGCATCAACTGGCGCTTCCAGAATAGCGACTGGAAACCCATTCTTCTCCTCAAACGGCACCACACCGGCCAGGCGATCCGGCGATTCTATAAGGCGGCCGATGCCTGCCTGGTCACATCGCTCCACGATGGGATGAACCTTGTTGCGAAGGAGTTCGTGGCGGCTCGGGAGGATGAACAAGGCGTCCTGATATTGAGTCGATTTACAGGGGCGTCTCGCGAGTTGCGCGATGCCCTTATCGTCAACCCCTACGACATTGAAGAGCTGGCAGACGCCGTCTATGCGGCCGTGAACATGACCAAGGAAGAGCAGACTATTCGCATGCGACGGATGCGTGACGTAGTGAAAGAGCACAACGTGTATCGATGGGCTGCCGATCTGATGACTGAGCTCGTGCAGGTTCGTGTGGAGGAGGCGCAGGTCCCAGTGGCCTGACCTGATACGCCCCGATGGAATGGCTGTGGTCCCAATGGCCGCAGGTCGCGGCGGAAATCTTGAGCAGTAGTCATACAGTGCTGTTCCTGGATTACGACGGCACATTGACGCGGATCGCTCCCACCCCGGAGCAGGCGACGCTTTCTGCTTCGACACGGTCGGTGCTCCGGGAGCTCGCGCACCGTCCTCGAATGACGGTTGCCGTGATCAGCGGCCGACGTCTCAATGAGCTGCGACGGCTGGTCAGGGTGCGAGATTTAATCTACATCGGCAATCACGGACTGGAGATGTGGCAAGATGGTCAGCAGGTTGGAGTGATCGTGCCACAGCCGTTACAGGAAGCCGTCGCCCATATTCGCTCTCAGCTCACCAGTCTTGTGGCAGAAATCCCTGGTGTGCTGATCGAGGACAAAGGCCTGTCGGTCAGCCTGCATTACCGGTTGGTGCCGACCAGGCTGGAGAGTCAGCTCAAGACGGTGGTCCTGCGCGACGTGCTTCCCCGTGTGTACTCATCAGGACTGACAGTCCTTCACGGAAAGAAGGTCATCGAACTCCGCCCCAATCTCAACTGGACAAAGGGTCATGCCGCACTGAGGTTGATGAAGCACATCCGCCGACGCTCGGTCCTGCCGGTTTATATCGGCGACGATCGAACTGACGAAGATGCATTTAGAGCACTGGCCGAGGGCATCACGATACGGGTCGGCGCCCATGAGGGATCGAAGGCCCACTATTACGTGCGGGACGTGAAGGAAGTGATTGCGCTGCTCCGATGGATAGCGCAACCTTCTCAGCGGGATAGTGACGGGCCTCATGGCCGGCGCAGCCGATGAGCATGGTATTCCTGCACATAGGCAATCAACTTTAGTCAATGTAGAGCAACACGTGAAGCGGTTTTCCATGAGAATTGGGACAAGGCTGGTTACCTCCCTGACGATTGCGGTAGCGATCGTGACGGGTCTGTATCTGTACCGACAGTTGAGTGCGGAGCGGGACGCGCTGATCGAGCAGCGTGAGCGGGAAATTCTGGTGATGGCCAGGACCTTGGAGGTGGCAGTCCGGAATGCCGTCCGCCGCGACCAGTGGGAGGACGTTCAAGAGCTCTTCGAGGAGGCGAAGGGATACGCCGGAGTCGCTCGCGTGACACTCTTTCTGGCCGACGGCACTCCTCTTGTTGGGGGGGACCAGGAAGGGATCGAGGTGACGCCTGCCAAGGCGGAGTTCCAAGAGGCTATCCAGCAGAACAAGGCGAAGCGCTTCTTCCATACGTTGAACGGGGAGCAGGCCCTCCACTACCTACGTCCCATCCGACTGGTCAAAAGAGGCCCGGCCCTTCTTGAGATTGTGTATCGGACCTCGCAGATCGAGGGAGCCTACCTTCGCCGCCGAGACGAGATCGTCTTAGCCGGGATCGCCATCATGGGGGCGATTGCCATGGTGTTCTGGTACCTGACAAAACGAAACATCTCCAGGCCTATTCAAGCGCTGATTGAGGGAGCCGCCGCTATTGGGGCTGGGGAATTGGATCGACGGATACCTATTATACGTAGGGATGAATTGGGCCGATTGGCGGCTGAGTTCAATCGGATGACGGAAAACCTGAAACAGGCCAGGGAGCAGATTTTGGAGGAGACGGTCAAGAAGCTTGAACTGGAACGACAGCTTCAGCATTCCGAGAAGCTGGCGGCGGTGGGACGGCTCGCCGCAGGTCTGGCTCACGAGATCGGGACGCCTCTGAACGTCATCTCCGGGAGGGCGGAGTATCTGCTCCCGGAGCTTTCTGGAGGTGATCTCAGATCAAAGAGCCTGCAAATTATTGTCGAGCAGATCGGGCGGATCAGGCGGACCGTCGAACAGCTCCTCGGATACGCCAGAGTTCACCCGCCCCACATCGCCCCTACGCCGCTGCCGAGCATCCTCTCGAATGTCGTGGCGCTGCTGGACCACGAGCTGACCAGAGGAGGGATCCGTGTTGAGCTGAAGATTCCCGCAACCCTTCCCAGTGTCGCCGCTGATCCTGACTTGCTTCAGCAGGTCTTCGTCAATCTCCTGATAAATGCCCTTGACGCTATGCCGGATGGCGGGGATGTACAGGTGGCGGCTGAGGCTCATGAGGGCGTGATTGAGGTACGTGTAGAAGATACCGGATGCGGTATCCCTTCTGAAAGCCTCCCCCGGATCTTCGACCCATTCTTTACCACCAAGAAGGTCGGGAAGGGGACCGGTCTGGGGCTCTCCGTGGTTTACGGGATCGTGAAGGATCATGGAGGAACCATCGAGGCGAAGAGCGAGCCTGGTGTGGGAACGACCTTTCGGATCACCTTTCCGGTATACCGCCCGTAGCCCAACATCCTGGTTCCCACGGCAAGGGATCACACGCGGCTCAATGAGCCTGCAAAGGAGATAAGGCGAGGCTACTTGATGGACTTTTCAACGGCTCAGCGCAAGCTTCTTGACCTATTCAGATTCATTCTGGATTTCTGCGATATCGGTCGCGCGTTCGATCGTTGTCGGGTAGAGGACGTGATCGGGTCTGCGCATCATACCCAGGGAAGGATATACGTCGTCGCGATAGGGAAGAGCGCACCCGGCATGGCGGAGGAACTTCTCAGGAGATCGGGCATTGCCCCATTTGCCGGCGTGTTAGCCAGTCCTGTGCTCAATGGCTGGAGTCATCCTCGATTTCAGACCTTCGAAGGTGGGCACCCAATGCCGAACAAGGAGAGCATTGATGCCGCAAGGGCTACCTTATCCATGATGAATGGACTGACCGGCAATGATGCAGTGATCTTCCTGGTGTCCGGCGGGGGGTCGGCATGCTTCGAGTTGCCGATAAGTGATGCTATTACTCTCACTGACCTTGTGGAGATAAACCGTGTACTGATTTCAGGGGAGTTGACCATCGTCGAGACCAACACGGTGAGGAAGCACCTATCCAAAGTGAAGGGCGGAAGGCTCGCTATAGCTGCAGCGCCGGCACAGCAACTGACGCTGTACATCTCCGATGTACCTCGCGGTTATCCTTCCTTTGTGGCGTCAGGGCCGTCGATGCCGGATGATTCCTCCATTCAGGACATGGATACGCTCATCCAGAGACATAAGCTGACACCACTACTCCCGAACTCCATTAAGATGCTCATCCGGTGCGGTATCGTGCCCGAAACACCGAAATCTGGACATCCAGCCTTCCGGACGGCACGTTGGTGCAAGCTTCTGGACAACGATGATGCCATCACAGCGGCAGTGAGATTCGCTGAACAGTCCGGATGGAAGCCTATTGTAGTCGAGCTTTCGGACGATATCTCCGTTCGTGATGCGGCCAGGACACTAACCGAGCGGGCTGAAAATGAAGTCGATGGCGGTGATGGAAAGCCCGTTGTGATAATATCCGGCGGTGAACTGGTATCTCCGGTCCGAGGTCGTGGACGAGGGGGTCGAAATCAGGCATTCGCCTTGGAATGTGCAGAGGTCATTGCAGGCAAACGGATATCAGTTCTCAGTGCAGGGACTGATGGAATTGACGGAAACTCAGATGCAGCGGGAGCTCTCGCAGACAGTACGACTCTCGGTAGATCTCTCGCGGCTGGACTGGTTGTGGCGAAGGCCCGCGAGGCATCCGATTCCAATGGATTCTTCGACCGACTTGGAGATGCAATTGTGACAGGACCAACGGGTATCAATGTTCGTGATCTCAGGATCGTGCTGGCATGGTGAAGCCTGAACTGAGTGTGAGCACGCATGACAGGAGAATGGCTATTGCATAAGTGGAGGTTTCGTCAATGACCTCATGTGAAGTGTACAGACCGAAGATCCTGGTCGTTGATGACGATCAGGAGATGCGTCAACTTCTGGACGATGTCCTGACCCGGGAAGGATTCCATGTCGCCCAGGCAGCGAATGGATCAGAGGCCCTTGTTGCGATCCGAGGCACCGCATACAATGTGATCGTCCTCGACAAGATCATGACCGACATGAGCGGACTGGAAATCCTCCCCGAGATCAAGCGCCTCCAGCCTGGGGCTCAGGTCATCCTCATTACGGCCTTCGGCGACCGGGAGACGGGTGTGGAAGCCATAGGGAAGGGAGCGACAGCCTACCTCGCAAAGCCTTTCGGAATATCCGTTTTGGTTCAGATGGTCAAGAAGGTTCTCGAACAGAAGATCGGCGAAGCGTAACGACTGTTCAATTGGAGGGAATCGAATGGGTGATTTCCATCAGACAGGCGTGATCACGACACTCCATCGGCTTGGAAAGCCAAACCTGGAGCAGCTTGAGAAGGAACTGGAAGAAACACTGCTGTATCGGCCTATCGCCTTGGTGCTGCCGTGTCTCTACTCTGAACTGGAGGGCCAGGCGCTACCCAGGATCGTCGATGAACTGGCCCAGGTCCGGTATCTGCGAGAGATCGTCGTTGGCCTGGGACGGGCCGGCAAAGAGGAGTTCCTGAGGGCCAAGGCGTTCTTTGCGCCTCTTCCTCAGGCGCCCCTTCTGCTCTGGAACGACGGACCCAGGATCCAGGCCCTCTACCAACTACTGGAGGAACGCGGCATCTCTGCAGGTCCTGATGGCAAAGGGAGGTCGGCGTGGATGACGTTCGGCTACGTCCTGGCTCGTGGCCAAAGCGACGTCATCGCCCTCCACGACTGCGACATCCTGACCTACCATCGAGAACTGCTTGCTCGACTGTGTTATCCGGTGGCGAATCCCCGATTGGCCTTCGAGTTTGCAAAAGGCTACTACAGCCGGGTGACGGATCGGCTCCACGGGAGAGCTGTCAGACTCTTGGTGGTGCCCCTCATCCGAGCCCTCCAGCGGATCTTGGACCAGCAACCGTTTTTGACCTACCTGGATAGCTTCAGATACCCTTTAGCCGGCGAATTCTCCATGATCGCCGATCTGGCCCGGGTGAACAGGATCCCGTCGGATTGGGGGCTGGAAGTTGGGGTGCTGGCTCAGGTCTATCGGAACTGTGCCGTGGGCAGGGTCTGCCAGGTCGACCTCGCCGACACCTATGAACACAAGCATCAGGCTCTCTCCGCGACCGATCCGAGCAAGGGTCTCACACGGATGGCGATCGACATCACCAAGAGCATCCTCAGGACATTGGCTGAAGAGGGGACCGTCCTTTCCGATGGGCTCTTAAAGACCCTGCCGATCACCTATATCAGAACAGCCCGTGATATGCTGAGCCGATACCAGAATGACGCGTATATCAACGGGCTTGTGTATGACCAACATCAAGAAGGGCAAGCCGTAGAAGCCTTCGCGAAGGCAATCCAGTTGGCGATTGAGGGATTTCTGGCTGACCCACTAGGTGTCCCTTTGATTCCCAACTGGAACCGTGTCCTGGCCGCGATTCCTGACTTCTTGACCAGGCTTCGGGAGGCGGTGGATGCTGATAACGCATAGCTCAAGGCAGAGCAGGAGGTAAAGAGGAAAAAGGTTGTGATGGGCAGCGAGGCACATCTTATCATCTACACAGATCTGGATGGGACATTGCTGGACCATGAGACGTACAGTTTCGGTCTGGCCCAGGAGGCCCTGAAGGAGGTCGAGCGGAGAGGAATCCCCCTCGTCCTTTGTACGAGCAAGACGAGGGCTGAGGTAGAGCAGTACCGGCAACTCCTGAACAATCACGACCCGTTTATCGTGGAGAACGGCGGCGCCACCTTTATCCCTAAAGGTTATTTCGCCTTTGCCTATCCTTACCAGAAGGAGATCGCCGAGTACCACGTTATCGAAGCTGGAATCCCTTACCCCCAACTGGTCGCGGCGTTGAACATGGCGAGAGAGGAAAGCGGCGTCAAGGTCGTGGGCTTTTCGGATCTGAGCGCGGAAGAGGTAGCTCGACTCACGGGTCTTCTTCCGGAGGAGGCGCGCCTGGCGAAGGAGCGAGAGTACGACGAACCCTTCTTGGTTCATGGGTCAGAAGAAGAAGCGGAACGGGTGAAAGTGCTTTTGAGGAAGCAGGGTTTCCTGTGCACGCAGGGAGGGAGGTTCGACCACCTCACCGGACGCAACGACAAGGGGAGGGCGGTCTCAACGTTGACCGGACTTTTTCAGCAGGCATGGGGAAGGGTGCGTACCGTGGGAATCGGAGACAGCCAGAACGATCTTCCAATGCTTCGGACTGTGGATGTCGCCATCCTCGTCCAGCGGCCAGACGAAACACACGACCCTACGGTCAGGGTTCCTAACCTTATCCGTGTTCGGGGTATCGGGCCGCAGGGCTGGCGAACGGCCGTCCTGGACCTATTGGTTCGTCAGGACTGAAGAAGGTGGAACAGTTCCTTTATGAACCGGTTGTGGAGAGGCTGCAAGAGATCCGGAAGGCCGACATCCTGATCGGGATTCCGAGCTACAACAACGCCGGCACGATCGGGGATGTGGTCAAGACAATCGCCTCCGGACTCACCATATACTTCCCCAAAGCTCGATCCGTCATCGTCAACTCCGATGGGGGCTCTCAGGATGGGACCTCGCAGGCTGTTGAGGCCGCTCTTGAAGACCCCTCCCTCCTTCTCGTTCAGCATCCCGTGCCTCCCATCCACAAGATCATCACCCCGTACCATGGCATTCCCGGAAAGGGGAGTGCCTTTCGAACGATCTTTAAGATTGCCGAAACGCTTCAGGTGCAGGCCTGTGCGGTTGTCGACTCAGACCTTCGTTCCATCTCGCCCGAGTGGGTGGAGCGGTTGATCCGACCCGTCTACGAGGGGGGATTCGATTATGTGGCGCCGCTGTACCATCGCCATAAGTACGATGGGACCATTACCAACAGCATCGTCTACCCCCTCACTAGGGCCCTGTATGCCCAACAGATTCGACAACCTATCGGTGGCGATTTTGGCTTTTCAGGGAAGCTGGCCGCCCTGTATCTCACCAAGCAGGTATGGGGGACCGATGTGGCCCGCTTCGGGATCGATATCTGGATGACGGTCACCGCGGCGGCTGAGAAATATCGGATCTGTCAGGCGTTCCTTGGGGCCAAAGTTCACGAGCACAAGGACCCCGGGCTGCATCTCTCCGGGATGCTAGTGCAGGTGGTGGGTTCGCTCTTCAGCCTCATGGAGGAGTATCAGAGCGTATGGCAAGCCACGCAAGAGTCGAGTCCTGTTCCCATCTTCGGACCGTTACGCGAGGTGGAGGTTGAGCACGTCTCGGTGAACGTCGAACGGATGGTGAACGCCTTTAAGCAGGGAGTTCGCGATCTGCTACCCATCTGGGAGATCATTCTGGCACCCGAGACTTTGACCGAACTGCTGCTCATTGCTCCATTGGAGACGGAGGAGTTCCGATTTCCGATGGATGTCTGGGTCTCTGTGGTTTATGATTTCGCTCTCGCCTACCACCATCGGGCCCTGCACCTGGAGCATCTACTCAAGGCCCTGACCCCGCTCTACCTCGGCAGGACCGCCTCCTTTGTCCTGGAGACGCGAGAGAGCGGCCATCAGCAGGTCGAAGGGGTCATCGAGACGATGGCTGAACAGTTTGAGGCAATGAAGCCGTACCTGGTGGCGCGTTGGAGGTGAAACCATGAATGAGCTGTGGCAAGAGGCTATGCTCGATGCCGTTCAAAACACCGGTAAACGGCTGACCCTCTTTCTACCAAACATCCTGGCTATGATGACCCTCGTCGTGATCGGCCTTGTGGCAGGGTGGATCGTGAAAAGCCTCCTCCACCGGATCCTGTTGGCCGTGAAGTTCGATCCGCTCTGTGAGCGATGGGGATTGAGCCAGTCCCTGACTAAGGCGGGGGTGAGGCGATCTTGCTCCTATCTCGTCGGCCGCCTGAGCTTCTGGGCCGTCTTCCTGGTCTTTACCTTCATGGGGATCGACGCCCTGAATCTCGCGGCGGCCACTCGCCTCACTACAGGCGCCCTGGACTTCTTACCCCAACTACTGACCGCCCTTCTCCTCCTCTGGGCCGGATGGCTTTTGGCCATTTTTTTAGCTCAAGGGGCCCTTATTACGGCAGTTAATGCCCAGTGGCGGGGAGCACACCTCATCGCTACCCTGATTCGGTGGGGTGTCCTAATCTTCACGGCGGCGACGGTCCTCACCCAATTAGGAATCGCCAAGGAGATGGTGGTGGCGGCATTCTCTATCGCCTTCGGTGGCGTGGTACTGGCCTTGGCGCTCGCCTTTGGCCTGGGCGGCAGGGACCTGGCCAGAGAGCTGCTTGAACGCCGCCTTCGCAACGAGAAGGATCAGGAGGAGAAGAATGAGATCTCCCATCTCTAATGAGGTAGAGAACCGTGGACTCTAAGTCTTCTTGGAAGCGCCCTGCTTGGGCTGACATCCGTGCACTGCTTGGGTCCACAGTGAACGTCCTGCGGACGGCTCTGGCCTATCTCCTTGGCGTGAGCGAGGAGAGAAAGCCGGAGATTTATCTTCGGCTGGCTCAGACAGCATCCCTAGCGGAGTTAAACTACTGGCTACAACTTGTGTTCTCTTGTGGTATCGCCACACTCGGGCTGGTCCTCAACAGTCCGGCAGTTGTCATTGGCGCAATGCTGGTTTCGCCCATGATGGGCCCTATCATGGCGACCGGTCTTTCGCTCGTGGTAGGTGATGTGTACCTGGGTTTCAAGTCGCTAGTCAACATCTTCCTCAGCTCCTTCATGGCGGTCTGCATCTCCGCACTCTTGGTAGCGTTCCTACCGTTCACAGCGGTCACAGAAGAGATCGCCGCCAGGATTCAGCCGACAGTGCTCGATATGGCCGTCGCACTGTTGTGCGGGTTGGCTGGAGCCGTGGCCAGTTGTCTCAGCCGGACCCAAGTTGGAACTGCCGCACCTGGTGTTGCGATTGCGGTTGCGCTGATGCCGCCGCTGTGCGTGGTCGGATTCGGGGTTGGCATCGGGTTTGACTGGCCCATTGTGAAAGGCGGTGGACTGTTATTCCTCGCAAATCTGGTGGCTATTATTGTGACTTCGGCGCTCGTCTTTTTTACTGTTCGCATGGATACCGATGAGGTGCAGGAGTGCGCTTTCCAATGGGAAGAGAGTCAAGCGACGCCGGACAGCAGGTTTGCTCATCTGGTGCAGTGGGTGCCTCTCTATCGGAGAGTGAGACGCGTCGGGTCTCTCCCTGGCCGGCTCACGATCATCCTGCTCTTCCTGATCCTGATCTTCATTCCGCTGAAACAAGCCTTGACCCGTGTGACGCGGGAGGTGACCATCCGCCAAGAGGTCAATAAACGCGTGAAGGCGTTTGCGCAGCGTGGGCGTTCGGCGATTGATGCGAAGGACACGATCATCAGCGAAGGTAAGATCATCGTTCTGTTGCGAATTTCGACCGCCGAGCTATATAGGCAAGCGGATCGGGAGCGCTTCGAGCGGGAGACATCGGCTGTCCTGGGGGCGCCGGTTGAGCTGGAGTTGACGCAAAATCTGGCCAGCATCGGCGAAGGCGATACGATCTCGCGGCTGCTGAAGCCCGGCGCGTCGGTGGCTCAGAGCAAATCTAAGACACTCATGCAGCTTACGCTGGACCTGAGCCATCGCCTCCATCAGATGACAACCGTGCTGCCCTTCCCGCCCGAATCGGTTCTCGCGGAGATGCGAACGGTCGTTTCTGACCGCACGGGGCGTCTAGGCATGGAGGTAATCTATTTGGGGGAGCGGGATCTTGCTCCGGACACGCAGGCAGTTATTAACCAAGTGATCGGACGCGAGGCAGCCATCGCCGATCTCGATGTCTCCTATCGGCGCATTGCCGGAGGAGTGCGGTTTCGCATACCGTTTGGATTCGGGTCGGCCACTCCAGGGAGGAGGGCCACGGAAGCTATTGATCGTGCTGGTCGTGTGCTGGCCAAGTACCCCTCGCTCGCCGCGCATCTCGCCGGGAACGCCGAGTCGGACGAGTCGCAGCGAAACGGGAAACTGGCCGAACAACGCGCGATAGCGGTCCGCCTATCGCTCCTGGAGCGTTGGCACATCGACCCCAAACGCATCATCGTGGAGACAGGGAAGGAACCTCGGAGGGCTGTGACCATAGCTCTTTCTCAGTCTTTAAGCTCTTAATCTGCAATGAGTGAAGGGAGATCAGTACTGTCCACCCCTAAGCGAGGGGACTTAGAGATGCGGAAGGCCGCTTCGACGGCGTTGGCTTTTTTTATTGTCATCGGGTTCGGGTGTACCCAGGAAAGGTCTCTGACAGAGAGAAAAACTGAGCCCCGAATCGTGTTCGCCCATTTCAAGGTGCCCTCTCCTGAAACCCTTTC contains:
- a CDS encoding trehalose-6-phosphate synthase; translation: MRVTLRLVLAIVTVVSVIVLAFTLLQVRQEKLRQMSDLERRTSLLAESLGETVEPLVGQGQSARLQRIVEKFGNRERLAGVAVYDTKGLPLAVTHTLAAHVATPPKHVIEAIAADHQIGDVITIGEKLMYVFVLPLHPEAQVAGALALFHDASYIQHRLREIWQYNFLRLLIQALLISLTTLLVVRLTLIGPIVRVAEWIKRLRKGELIDASLLSGKGLLNPLVREVTHLAKSLSAAKAAAEDATLRQAGEALWTPRSLKDHLRLKLRGRSIFVISNREPYIHVNNGKQVECLVPASGLVTALEPVLAACEGTWIAHGSGDADSLVVDDADRLRVPPADPKYILKRVWLTKAEEKGYYYGFANEGLWPLCHIAHTRPVFRADDWRYYRDVNGKFAQVALAELEGVEEPCVLIQDYHFALLPRLIKERRPDARVGLFWHIPWPNPESFGICPWQRELLHGMLGADLIGFHIQFHCNNFLDTVDRALESRIEWEHFAVRRGNSTTYVKPFPISIAFPDDATAPGEGTVEPQGKDALLMEFGVRTTYLAVGVDRLDYTKGLLERLRGIERFLEKYPKFQGEFTFVELGAPSRTHIKQYQDLIAAIEAESDRINWRFQNSDWKPILLLKRHHTGQAIRRFYKAADACLVTSLHDGMNLVAKEFVAAREDEQGVLILSRFTGASRELRDALIVNPYDIEELADAVYAAVNMTKEEQTIRMRRMRDVVKEHNVYRWAADLMTELVQVRVEEAQVPVA
- the otsB gene encoding trehalose-phosphatase, yielding MEWLWSQWPQVAAEILSSSHTVLFLDYDGTLTRIAPTPEQATLSASTRSVLRELAHRPRMTVAVISGRRLNELRRLVRVRDLIYIGNHGLEMWQDGQQVGVIVPQPLQEAVAHIRSQLTSLVAEIPGVLIEDKGLSVSLHYRLVPTRLESQLKTVVLRDVLPRVYSSGLTVLHGKKVIELRPNLNWTKGHAALRLMKHIRRRSVLPVYIGDDRTDEDAFRALAEGITIRVGAHEGSKAHYYVRDVKEVIALLRWIAQPSQRDSDGPHGRRSR
- a CDS encoding ATP-binding protein → MRIGTRLVTSLTIAVAIVTGLYLYRQLSAERDALIEQREREILVMARTLEVAVRNAVRRDQWEDVQELFEEAKGYAGVARVTLFLADGTPLVGGDQEGIEVTPAKAEFQEAIQQNKAKRFFHTLNGEQALHYLRPIRLVKRGPALLEIVYRTSQIEGAYLRRRDEIVLAGIAIMGAIAMVFWYLTKRNISRPIQALIEGAAAIGAGELDRRIPIIRRDELGRLAAEFNRMTENLKQAREQILEETVKKLELERQLQHSEKLAAVGRLAAGLAHEIGTPLNVISGRAEYLLPELSGGDLRSKSLQIIVEQIGRIRRTVEQLLGYARVHPPHIAPTPLPSILSNVVALLDHELTRGGIRVELKIPATLPSVAADPDLLQQVFVNLLINALDAMPDGGDVQVAAEAHEGVIEVRVEDTGCGIPSESLPRIFDPFFTTKKVGKGTGLGLSVVYGIVKDHGGTIEAKSEPGVGTTFRITFPVYRP
- a CDS encoding DUF4147 domain-containing protein, encoding MDFSTAQRKLLDLFRFILDFCDIGRAFDRCRVEDVIGSAHHTQGRIYVVAIGKSAPGMAEELLRRSGIAPFAGVLASPVLNGWSHPRFQTFEGGHPMPNKESIDAARATLSMMNGLTGNDAVIFLVSGGGSACFELPISDAITLTDLVEINRVLISGELTIVETNTVRKHLSKVKGGRLAIAAAPAQQLTLYISDVPRGYPSFVASGPSMPDDSSIQDMDTLIQRHKLTPLLPNSIKMLIRCGIVPETPKSGHPAFRTARWCKLLDNDDAITAAVRFAEQSGWKPIVVELSDDISVRDAARTLTERAENEVDGGDGKPVVIISGGELVSPVRGRGRGGRNQAFALECAEVIAGKRISVLSAGTDGIDGNSDAAGALADSTTLGRSLAAGLVVAKAREASDSNGFFDRLGDAIVTGPTGINVRDLRIVLAW
- a CDS encoding response regulator produces the protein MTSCEVYRPKILVVDDDQEMRQLLDDVLTREGFHVAQAANGSEALVAIRGTAYNVIVLDKIMTDMSGLEILPEIKRLQPGAQVILITAFGDRETGVEAIGKGATAYLAKPFGISVLVQMVKKVLEQKIGEA
- a CDS encoding glycosyl transferase — translated: MGDFHQTGVITTLHRLGKPNLEQLEKELEETLLYRPIALVLPCLYSELEGQALPRIVDELAQVRYLREIVVGLGRAGKEEFLRAKAFFAPLPQAPLLLWNDGPRIQALYQLLEERGISAGPDGKGRSAWMTFGYVLARGQSDVIALHDCDILTYHRELLARLCYPVANPRLAFEFAKGYYSRVTDRLHGRAVRLLVVPLIRALQRILDQQPFLTYLDSFRYPLAGEFSMIADLARVNRIPSDWGLEVGVLAQVYRNCAVGRVCQVDLADTYEHKHQALSATDPSKGLTRMAIDITKSILRTLAEEGTVLSDGLLKTLPITYIRTARDMLSRYQNDAYINGLVYDQHQEGQAVEAFAKAIQLAIEGFLADPLGVPLIPNWNRVLAAIPDFLTRLREAVDADNA